In the genome of Gammaproteobacteria bacterium, one region contains:
- the modB gene encoding molybdate ABC transporter permease subunit → MFEDLPFRFSGLGPLLLSIKLGAVTTLLLLLVGTPLALWLARTRSRLRVPIEAMVALPLVLPPTVLGFYLLVLLGPAGAIGSWWLELTDSALVFSFGGLVIASMVYSLPFVVQPIQNAFEASGTRLQEAAATLGAGRFDIFFTVTVPLAARGFLTALIMGFAHTLGEFGVVLMVGGNIPGETRVISIAIYDHVESLNYEAAHITSAILVAFSFVVMLTLYTINRRWRHE, encoded by the coding sequence ATGTTTGAAGACCTGCCTTTCCGCTTTTCCGGCCTCGGGCCGCTGCTCCTCTCGATCAAGCTCGGCGCGGTCACGACCTTGCTGTTGCTGCTTGTCGGCACGCCGCTGGCCCTGTGGCTGGCGCGTACCCGCTCGCGGCTGCGGGTGCCGATCGAGGCGATGGTGGCCTTGCCGCTGGTGCTGCCACCGACCGTGCTCGGCTTCTACCTGCTGGTCCTGCTGGGTCCGGCCGGGGCAATTGGCAGCTGGTGGCTGGAGCTGACCGACAGCGCATTGGTCTTTTCCTTCGGTGGCCTGGTCATTGCATCGATGGTCTACAGCCTGCCTTTCGTGGTGCAGCCCATCCAGAATGCTTTCGAAGCCAGCGGTACCCGCCTGCAGGAAGCGGCCGCGACCCTGGGCGCGGGCCGGTTCGACATCTTCTTTACCGTCACCGTGCCGCTGGCGGCACGTGGTTTTCTCACCGCCCTGATCATGGGCTTTGCACATACGCTGGGCGAGTTCGGTGTCGTGCTGATGGTGGGTGGCAACATCCCTGGCGAAACCCGCGTCATCTCGATCGCCATTTACGACCATGTTGAGTCCCTGAACTACGAGGCGGCCCATATCACGTCTGCCATCCTGGTGGCGTTTTCCTTCGTTGTGATGCTGACCCTTTACACCATCAATCGCAGGTGGCGACATGAGTGA